The Streptomyces sp. NBC_00659 genomic interval CGAGCCGGACGGGCCGATGAGGCAGAACACCTCGCCGGTGTTCACCTCCAGGTCGATGCCCTTGAGGACCTCCACAGGACCGAAGGACTTGTGGACGCTCTCCGACTTCACCATCGCGGTCATGCCTTGCCCCTCTCACTGCCGAGCCCGAGCATGTTCGTCTTGATCTTGTGGAACACGGTCGGCGGCAGGCTGCGGCTGGAGCCGCGGGCGTAGTAGCGCTCCAGGTAGTACTGGAAGACGCTGAACACGCTGGTCATGGCCAGGTACCAGATGGAGGCGACGAACAGCATCTCCATCACGGCGTACGACGTGGAGCCGATCGCCGAGGTGGAGCGCAGCAGCTCGTTGTACGTGACCGCGTACACCAGCGACGAGGTCTTCAGCATGTTGATGAACTCGTTGCCGGTCGGCGGCACGATGACACGCATCGCCTGCGGGATCACGATCCGGCGCAGCGTCTTGGTGTGGCTCATGCCGAGCGCGTGCGCGGCCTCCGTCTGACCCTCGTCGACGGCCAGCAGGCCGGCGCGGCAGATCTCGGCCATGTACGCGGCCTCGTTCAGACCGAGACCCAGCAGGGCGCACATGAACGGAGTCATGACGTCCGTCATCTCGTTCTTGTAGATCGGACCGAGATTCAGAACGGGGAAGATCAGCGCCAGGTTGAACCACAGCAGCAGCTGGACGTACACCGGCGTGCCGCGGAAGAACCAGATGTACAGCCAGGCGACCGAGCTGGTCACCGGGTTCTTCGAGAGCCGCATCACCGCGAGGACGACGCCCAGCACCACGCCCACGATCATGGCGAGCACGCTGATCAGCAGCGTGCGGCCGGCGCCCTGGACGACACTGGACACGAAGAGCTGGTCGCCCACCGTGGACCACATGATGTTGCCCTGGGAGAAGGCGTAGATCAGCGCCACCAGGAGCGCGA includes:
- a CDS encoding amino acid ABC transporter permease — protein: MTDNLDKSPSDTPPPGDAVSKSGASGPSPEAIKAIPVRHWGRWVSGIIVVALLVALIYAFSQGNIMWSTVGDQLFVSSVVQGAGRTLLISVLAMIVGVVLGVVLAVMRLSKNPVTSSVAWLYIWFFRGTPVYVQLLLWFNLALIFPVLNLGPIYKNEMTDVMTPFMCALLGLGLNEAAYMAEICRAGLLAVDEGQTEAAHALGMSHTKTLRRIVIPQAMRVIVPPTGNEFINMLKTSSLVYAVTYNELLRSTSAIGSTSYAVMEMLFVASIWYLAMTSVFSVFQYYLERYYARGSSRSLPPTVFHKIKTNMLGLGSERGKA